TATGCGTAAGCAATTTTCAACCTGAACGGCAGTTCTGTCCTCACCATTTACAGAATTAATGATCGGGCATCCCAGCTCCTTTCTAGGATTTGACTGCAGTATTCCAATATTAGCTTATATTTCTCAGGGAAGACATCAATGGCCTATACGAAATTATCTAACAGGCCTCCTGTTAACTTTTTGAATCTGATCCGCAGACTTCCTTAAAAATGATTCTCATGGTTCTATCCAGTCAACGCACTGCCTTATAGAATCTGCAAGAAAGCAAAGGAGATGGCAAATTGACCAAGAAAATGGGAATACTCCACAGCCAGTCGATCAAATTGAAAGGCATTGCACTTTGTCAGGGAGGTTTCTCGGGATTGGTAGTGCAGTGACATATCTCTGAGGGCAGACTCTCAGAGCACTAGAAGCATCAGAAGATGATGTCCCAGTTCCATCAACCTGTCCCCTGCCATGGAATTTGGCAAAACGATTTATGACAGAGAATTTCTCCAGATCTTGGCATTCCACTCGCAAGTCAACAATCGAAGATCTCTTGTCCAGTCTGTAAAATAGAGAGGAACACGGAACAATACTGTGAGAGAGCATATGATAAGAGCACGGATTAGGAAGATAATATCAGCTAACAACAATTCCAACAACATAATACAGACAAAAGTCCTTTACCATATACAAAGTAGGATAAATAAGGCCAATGGTCATTAAACTTAGAAGGACATTGCAAGTTTATGACCAGCCAGAAAATTGACCAGGTTCAGACCAGCGattgccaaaaaataaaatattcaaaaaatttaaaaataaaagttcagtGCATTGGGTAATTAATATCAAAGTTCAATTGCGAGATTGTAAAGTCCACCATGGTGCGTTTATTTTACAGAAAATCAATGATTTGGCAAAcaatttcctaaaattaattgttCGTATCAGTTAGAAGAATTAGCCAACAATTATCACCTATCAAATAccataatattttttgttgacaatgataatatttttcgtttttttcatttttgtaagcaatacgagcaatcattttaggaaaatgttttccaaatcgtagatttccatgaaatgaatgcACCCTAAGTTTGATGACCATCAGCACAAATTACCctcaaattgatgatatgaCAATATCATCCACAAGACACCATCCTAGCACTAcctcttttttgtccttttgggGAGGGGAGTACTCATTGTTTCAACCTCTCAGCACACATTTTTCATCTATCGAAACCAAATTCTGAATGCCCCGAGAATTCACAGTACCCTCTAACATAGATTAGCCCCTCAAGAACATACTTGTTTATTTACATTTGATTctcattattttaagttgataATACAAACAACAATCAGAGAAATGTCCTATGCTCATGGAACTTTTATAGGTAAACATCAGTGATTAGTGAGCGGAGGTACCCTGATAATTCATTCTCGAGGTTCCTTGTCCTACCAACCAACTCGTCCACAGCCTTTGCCAAACGCTCATCACCATGATGCTCTGCTTCTTTGGCAGTTTTGAACAGGCTACTATATCACAAAGCAGAAAACTCACTATATTAGGAAGGACATACCCAGGAAACAAGCAAACATATAACGCTTTAATAAAATCGAACAGCCATAAACTGAAGTTGCAATTTCGAACTACTTTAAATGCACACTTACGAATTTTCACTTTTAGGGGACACAACAGGACCACTGCTTGAGCAGGAGTTTATGCCACATGCATCCCCCAGTGTTAATCTACTCGTGAAATAAGCAACGTTCTCGTACTGTAAAGCAGCATCTGCATTGACAAAAGCAGCAGGGGGAGGCCGAAGAATCAGTTGCATCAGTTGTGTAGTCAAGGATAGCCTTCTCTTAGGTCTACGCATTGGCAGTCCATCTTCATTCATGTCAACCTCACTGTCAACCTAGAGGAAAGTAAAGCAGAACAGGCAcataaaattgatgaaatgcacaaaaagaaagaagcagagaTGTTAATGAGGCTAATTATCTATGTTCACACCTTATCGACCAGCACATTAGCAGCCATGGCCCATTCAACTTCCGCGTCACTGCAAACAGACCTCAACAGGTTACAGAAAAATCACAACAAATAACATTTCAGAAAAAAGTACATATATAACAACAGATAAATAGTGCAAACTATTAGGCATGCATCAAAATGGAGGAAACATCCCTCCAGATTAAAATTTACTACTTTCCGTTTttgttttcccattttttctTAAAGAGGGGATATTGAATGTCAAAAGAACATGTGAGATAGGAACGAGAAAGAATCAAACCTAAAATCTTGAATACTTCCAGCACCCTCCGTTACTTCTTTATGCCAAGACAAAGTTCCACACATGGTGTGTTTAcgtttttttggtttcattggCATTTTTGAAGCCATGGCTTCTGGAGGCAGTGAATGATGTTCACTTGTTGTTGAAGAGGGAGCCATACTATTGCAGACACTACCAAGTGGACTTGCACCAAAGGCAGCAATCTTTCTCACATCATATGTTTGCAAGACCTGACCATTTTTCAAGGTTCCGTATTGCTCAAACCACGATGGTGCCATTTGAGGACTAATATTAGGATGATCACTTCTAATAGCAGCTAAGTTACTGCTAGTAGAGAAACTCTGCGCCTCATTTCCATGAAATGTGGCAATATCAGGGGAAGCCGCAGCCATGCCCTGATTATCCCCCAGCTTTACTGAAAAGCTTAACATCGCAGTATCCCCACTGAGAACTGGAGTGTGACCAGCTGAATTTTCTACTGCCAGAGGACCATATCCATGGGAAACATGCTTCTCTCCCTTCAGACTGACAGGCTGAGAATCCAGACAATTCTCTGGACCCTTCAATCTTTTTGCGCTCCGCTCATCATTATCAAAATCAGCCTCTGTGCTTTTTGTAGCCTGAACCTGCTGCAATAAGGAGTACTTTCTGTTTACAAGATCATTAGGTTTCAAATAACGGCCAAATGCTTCAATCTCTCCTTGAGATGTAGCAGGTTTGGAAAGAGATGCATCAGAAGCACGCATTGTTAAAGCTTCGCGCCCCTGCAATGAACTCTGAACAGAATCAGGAATCTCAGATGAACATTCTTTCACCGCCTGCTCCTCTGGAACTAGGCCTTCCAATTTTCCAGAAGACATGCCAGAGTAGCTCAACTCCACCTTACTGTTTGATTTAAGACGTGACTCCAACAAACGTAGGCTATCATTTCCAGGTACAGAGCTTAGTAACTGTTGCTGACTTGAGCTGCCATTCCAAAGGTTGGGCAACACTTTTGAAGATGGAACCGATTGAGCGAAGCCAAAGTTAACAGAAGATTGAGATGATGACACTGCCTCCAATGGATTGAACTGCTGTTTTGCAGCATAAGATCGGCCTCCCTCAGCAGCAAAAGCATTGTTGGTTTTTGAAGCACTTGCCGAAATGTTTGGATCTGAAGGAAGATCAGATTGACTAAGTTGAGCTCCATTCCCAGAGACGTCCGTCCCTTTTGGATGCAGAGGAAAACCATCAGAAGATGTGCAGATGGAATGACCTGCACCTCCACCAGCACCAACATATTGATCTTGAAGATGACTTCTCGAAAAAGGTAATCTCTGATTAATAGGCACACCGAAATTTCCCTCAATGTTAGATGGAGAAGCTCTGCTACTAATCTGTCCTAATGTACCAGGAACATTACTCCTATACTCTCCTTGAGGTGTTCCCCTGAAGGAAGCAGACTGGATCAAGGATGTTGAAGCCAGTGATGAAAGACCCATTTCTCGAGAATATAGAAAAGCGCCCTGTGCAGTGAGGGCTGGTGATGAGCTCTGAGAATCTAAAGCACGATCAGAATTCTTCAACCGTTGAGAAGGAGGGGCCAGCTGAAGACCAAAACTTTGAGAAGCTGGAGATTGGCTTTGCTGAAGGTGACTGATCGATCCATCAGAAGTTTCTGATTCATTTGCTTCATTCCTGTCAGAAGAGCTGAAACGTGATGCAACACCATGCTCCCTCGATAGATCCACCTTATGCAGAAGTTCCAGCATTTTTTGACTACAGAAAGTTCACATTGCAAGTTCACTCACACGACAAATTATCCTTAAAGGAGGTGGGAAACAAAAACTCAAATCACAACAGAAGTGGCACGCCAAATGATCAACAGCCAAAAATTATCGAAAACCATTCAAGCAAGTCAATGACACAATTATACAAGCAAGGAAATAGAACTGGAGAAATTATGGTGATGCTGAATCAATGGGACTAGTAAATCATAAGTAGTTTTCACTACCTTGATTGAGCATTGTTATTTGTAGGAGTACCAACAGATCTTTCAGGAGGGGCTACTCTATCAGGTGTATAGACCGAAGTTCCTTTTAGAACCGCCTCTCCACTTCTTGGGTCAACCTGAACCAGGTATATAATCAGTTTAAGAATAATAGCAAATagatgttttttcttcttttaaaatttgaaagggCTTGAACAAGGTTTATGAACACTTCTTATCAGAAAGGTATAGCTTAATTATCACCTTAGCCATTCCTGCACTACTCCTATCAGCCCAATCCATGAAATTTGAATGTCCAACTTGCCCAGGACCTGGACTTCTAATTTCCCCACAGACCTGCTGAACCGTAGGCCTTGAAAGCGCAAAATGATTTGTTCCATAAGCAGATTCTGAGTCTACATCCAGATTACCCATAGGATGATACTGAAATTTATGAATGCCAGCAGGCCTTTGACTATGAGCACCCTGACCAAATTGGTTTTGCTTGTCCTCACGTGAATTTCGAGACTCACCAGCATCTGTCCAGACATTATTTCCAAAAGTACCAGCGGACCTATGGGATGCATTCAGACGAAATCCACCAGCTAAATTATCCTTTTTATCTGAGTTCTCCATATCATGCATTCTGTTGTTTACCAGAGATTCTGAGACCTGAACACTTCTATCGATATTATTACGGTTATTTCCCTCAACCTCGCTTCCTTTGCTTTTCACTGTAGAATCAACGGGTCTCCATAAATCAAAACCATAACTTCTAGGTTGTTGTTGAAGACTTTCTCTAGCGTCCCTCCTGTTGCTTGAATTAGATATGCCAGCATTCTCTAAAGTAGAATCTTGCTTATCAACTGACTTTACACGCTCCAATGCCATGGCAGGAACTTTGTCAGGTCTAGAAATAGCAACTTCCTGACCAACTTCTTCATTCATGTGTCTGTTACGATTGCCATCCTGGAAAGACATTAATGAGTATTCCCTAGGATGGCTCTTTGTATTAGCATGCTCACCAGGCAATGTAGAGTCAATCACATTCCAGCCGTTTGGTCTACTATGTCGATCCCCATGACTTGATGAAAACATGCTCTGT
The sequence above is drawn from the Eucalyptus grandis isolate ANBG69807.140 chromosome 11, ASM1654582v1, whole genome shotgun sequence genome and encodes:
- the LOC104426003 gene encoding uncharacterized protein LOC104426003 isoform X2; the protein is MPGNGVGDRDHNFFGQENLSQGQGRLEVVNRNWPGLSNNFLAGSQRQSGFLLNPDLKNYAVQQSDIDARHGTSFQASHGLSFAQPNLQPEFNGSPFQNLPSLNGYIQGHHFFPGGQNEANLLGMDTESGQHNLGSRGLPVLDSQQGRDTELQKRNPVKSLNAETPVNFQLLGRQEHMGVHHPAVLQSFHGQQTSISDMQLLQQQLMLKQLQDSQRQQLQQQETLRKSSSNPLLSMAKPALTNHSSMPLNGIPVNDGSNYSWQPGLSANANWVQRGAPAALQGSSGSHALSGEQGQAVRMMGLVSQQVDQSVYGVPHSGFRENPTQISQIEVDNSAMPQISSHVHSFSGSLYSSLQDQGSVQDGPMVPKQSEDVGRGLSSGFNSNNLRQANSPQGNKAMEEFHGRQEFARSSEATQGKSSSSVAPSQDVATLDPTEERILFGADDNVWSAFGEGTNTVAAGFNIGDSTGVVSGFPSLQSGSWSALMQSALAETSSDNQIDQEEWSGLSGQNARPSNRRNSKPVTQNDGMRQQSARSNNIMHTTSPSSRPLQLSENITKSGSSSGASRLWQSDLGASHGQSENMRTDSSVQADSQKVIHDFADGNRLVERSHLQRHFSESSQICGNVSNASDAEGKKTISGSWTDPQSMFSSSHGDRHSRPNGWNVIDSTLPGEHANTKSHPREYSLMSFQDGNRNRHMNEEVGQEVAISRPDKVPAMALERVKSVDKQDSTLENAGISNSSNRRDARESLQQQPRSYGFDLWRPVDSTVKSKGSEVEGNNRNNIDRSVQVSESLVNNRMHDMENSDKKDNLAGGFRLNASHRSAGTFGNNVWTDAGESRNSREDKQNQFGQGAHSQRPAGIHKFQYHPMGNLDVDSESAYGTNHFALSRPTVQQVCGEIRSPGPGQVGHSNFMDWADRSSAGMAKVDPRSGEAVLKGTSVYTPDRVAPPERSVGTPTNNNAQSSQKMLELLHKVDLSREHGVASRFSSSDRNEANESETSDGSISHLQQSQSPASQSFGLQLAPPSQRLKNSDRALDSQSSSPALTAQGAFLYSREMGLSSLASTSLIQSASFRGTPQGEYRSNVPGTLGQISSRASPSNIEGNFGVPINQRLPFSRSHLQDQYVGAGGGAGHSICTSSDGFPLHPKGTDVSGNGAQLSQSDLPSDPNISASASKTNNAFAAEGGRSYAAKQQFNPLEAVSSSQSSVNFGFAQSVPSSKVLPNLWNGSSSQQQLLSSVPGNDSLRLLESRLKSNSKVELSYSGMSSGKLEGLVPEEQAVKECSSEIPDSVQSSLQGREALTMRASDASLSKPATSQGEIEAFGRYLKPNDLVNRKYSLLQQVQATKSTEADFDNDERSAKRLKGPENCLDSQPVSLKGEKHVSHGYGPLAVENSAGHTPVLSGDTAMLSFSVKLGDNQGMAAASPDIATFHGNEAQSFSTSSNLAAIRSDHPNISPQMAPSWFEQYGTLKNGQVLQTYDVRKIAAFGASPLGSVCNSMAPSSTTSEHHSLPPEAMASKMPMKPKKRKHTMCGTLSWHKEVTEGAGSIQDFSDAEVEWAMAANVLVDKVDSEVDMNEDGLPMRRPKRRLSLTTQLMQLILRPPPAAFVNADAALQYENVAYFTSRLTLGDACGINSCSSSGPVVSPKSENSLFKTAKEAEHHGDERLAKAVDELVGRTRNLENELSGLDKRSSIVDLRVECQDLEKFSVINRFAKFHGRGQVDGTGTSSSDASSALRVCPQRYVTALPIPRNLPDKVQCLSI
- the LOC104426003 gene encoding uncharacterized protein LOC104426003 isoform X3, whose protein sequence is MPGNGVGDRDHNFFGQENLSQGQGRLEVVNRNWPGLSNNFLAGSQRQSGFLLNPDLKNYAVQQSDIDARHGTSFQASHGLSFAQPNLQPEFNGSPFQNLPSLNGYIQGHHFFPGGQNEANLLGMDTESGQHNLGSRGLPVLDSQQGRDTELQKRNPVKSLNAETPVNFQLLGRQEHMGVHHPAVLQSFHGQQTSISDMQLLQQQLMLKQLQDSQRQQLQQQETLRKSSSNPLLSMAKPALTNHSSMPLNGIPVNDGSNYSWQPGLSANANWVQRGAPAALQGSSGSHALSGEQGQAVRMMGLVSQQVDQSVYGVPHSGFRENPTQISQIEVDNSAMPQISSHVHSFSGSLYSSLQDQGSVQDGPMVPKQSEDVGRGLSSGFNSNNLRQANSPQGNKAMEEFHGRQEFARSSEATQGKSSSSVAPSQDVATLDPTEERILFGADDNVWSAFGEGTNTVAAGFNIGDSTGVVSGFPSLQSGSWSALMQSALAETSSDNQIDQEEWSGLSGQNARPSNRRNSKPVTQNDGMRQQSARSNNIMHTTSPSSRPLQLSENITKSGSSSGASRLWQSDLGASHGQSENMRTDSSVQADSQKVIHDFADGNRLVERSHLQRHFSESSQICGNVSNASDAEGKKTISGSWTDPQSMFSSSHGDRHSRPNGWNVIDSTLPGEHANTKSHPREYSLMSFQDGNRNRHMNEEVGQEVAISRPDKVPAMALERVKSVDKQDSTLENAGISNSSNRRDARESLQQQPRSYGFDLWRPVDSTVKSKGSEVEGNNRNNIDRSVQVSESLVNNRMHDMENSDKKDNLAGGFRLNASHRSAGTFGNNVWTDAGESRNSREDKQNQFGQGAHSQRPAGIHKFQYHPMGNLDVDSESAYGTNHFALSRPTVQQVCGEIRSPGPGQVGHSNFMDWADRSSAGMAKVDPRSGEAVLKGTSVYTPDRVAPPERSVGTPTNNNAQSRNEANESETSDGSISHLQQSQSPASQSFGLQLAPPSQRLKNSDRALDSQSSSPALTAQGAFLYSREMGLSSLASTSLIQSASFRGTPQGEYRSNVPGTLGQISSRASPSNIEGNFGVPINQRLPFSRSHLQDQYVGAGGGAGHSICTSSDGFPLHPKGTDVSGNGAQLSQSDLPSDPNISASASKTNNAFAAEGGRSYAAKQQFNPLEAVSSSQSSVNFGFAQSVPSSKVLPNLWNGSSSQQQLLSSVPGNDSLRLLESRLKSNSKVELSYSGMSSGKLEGLVPEEQAVKECSSEIPDSVQSSLQGREALTMRASDASLSKPATSQGEIEAFGRYLKPNDLVNRKYSLLQQVQATKSTEADFDNDERSAKRLKGPENCLDSQPVSLKGEKHVSHGYGPLAVENSAGHTPVLSGDTAMLSFSVKLGDNQGMAAASPDIATFHGNEAQSFSTSSNLAAIRSDHPNISPQMAPSWFEQYGTLKNGQVLQTYDVRKIAAFGASPLGSVCNSMAPSSTTSEHHSLPPEAMASKMPMKPKKRKHTMCGTLSWHKEVTEGAGSIQDFSDAEVEWAMAANVLVDKVDSEVDMNEDGLPMRRPKRRLSLTTQLMQLILRPPPAAFVNADAALQYENVAYFTSRLTLGDACGINSCSSSGPVVSPKSENSSLFKTAKEAEHHGDERLAKAVDELVGRTRNLENELSGLDKRSSIVDLRVECQDLEKFSVINRFAKFHGRGQVDGTGTSSSDASSALRVCPQRYVTALPIPRNLPDKVQCLSI
- the LOC104426003 gene encoding uncharacterized protein LOC104426003 isoform X1, producing the protein MPGNGVGDRDHNFFGQENLSQGQGRLEVVNRNWPGLSNNFLAGSQRQSGFLLNPDLKNYAVQQSDIDARHGTSFQASHGLSFAQPNLQPEFNGSPFQNLPSLNGYIQGHHFFPGGQNEANLLGMDTESGQHNLGSRGLPVLDSQQGRDTELQKRNPVKSLNAETPVNFQLLGRQEHMGVHHPAVLQSFHGQQTSISDMQLLQQQLMLKQLQDSQRQQLQQQETLRKSSSNPLLSMAKPALTNHSSMPLNGIPVNDGSNYSWQPGLSANANWVQRGAPAALQGSSGSHALSGEQGQAVRMMGLVSQQVDQSVYGVPHSGFRENPTQISQIEVDNSAMPQISSHVHSFSGSLYSSLQDQGSVQDGPMVPKQSEDVGRGLSSGFNSNNLRQANSPQGNKAMEEFHGRQEFARSSEATQGKSSSSVAPSQDVATLDPTEERILFGADDNVWSAFGEGTNTVAAGFNIGDSTGVVSGFPSLQSGSWSALMQSALAETSSDNQIDQEEWSGLSGQNARPSNRRNSKPVTQNDGMRQQSARSNNIMHTTSPSSRPLQLSENITKSGSSSGASRLWQSDLGASHGQSENMRTDSSVQADSQKVIHDFADGNRLVERSHLQRHFSESSQICGNVSNASDAEGKKTISGSWTDPQSMFSSSHGDRHSRPNGWNVIDSTLPGEHANTKSHPREYSLMSFQDGNRNRHMNEEVGQEVAISRPDKVPAMALERVKSVDKQDSTLENAGISNSSNRRDARESLQQQPRSYGFDLWRPVDSTVKSKGSEVEGNNRNNIDRSVQVSESLVNNRMHDMENSDKKDNLAGGFRLNASHRSAGTFGNNVWTDAGESRNSREDKQNQFGQGAHSQRPAGIHKFQYHPMGNLDVDSESAYGTNHFALSRPTVQQVCGEIRSPGPGQVGHSNFMDWADRSSAGMAKVDPRSGEAVLKGTSVYTPDRVAPPERSVGTPTNNNAQSSQKMLELLHKVDLSREHGVASRFSSSDRNEANESETSDGSISHLQQSQSPASQSFGLQLAPPSQRLKNSDRALDSQSSSPALTAQGAFLYSREMGLSSLASTSLIQSASFRGTPQGEYRSNVPGTLGQISSRASPSNIEGNFGVPINQRLPFSRSHLQDQYVGAGGGAGHSICTSSDGFPLHPKGTDVSGNGAQLSQSDLPSDPNISASASKTNNAFAAEGGRSYAAKQQFNPLEAVSSSQSSVNFGFAQSVPSSKVLPNLWNGSSSQQQLLSSVPGNDSLRLLESRLKSNSKVELSYSGMSSGKLEGLVPEEQAVKECSSEIPDSVQSSLQGREALTMRASDASLSKPATSQGEIEAFGRYLKPNDLVNRKYSLLQQVQATKSTEADFDNDERSAKRLKGPENCLDSQPVSLKGEKHVSHGYGPLAVENSAGHTPVLSGDTAMLSFSVKLGDNQGMAAASPDIATFHGNEAQSFSTSSNLAAIRSDHPNISPQMAPSWFEQYGTLKNGQVLQTYDVRKIAAFGASPLGSVCNSMAPSSTTSEHHSLPPEAMASKMPMKPKKRKHTMCGTLSWHKEVTEGAGSIQDFSDAEVEWAMAANVLVDKVDSEVDMNEDGLPMRRPKRRLSLTTQLMQLILRPPPAAFVNADAALQYENVAYFTSRLTLGDACGINSCSSSGPVVSPKSENSSLFKTAKEAEHHGDERLAKAVDELVGRTRNLENELSGLDKRSSIVDLRVECQDLEKFSVINRFAKFHGRGQVDGTGTSSSDASSALRVCPQRYVTALPIPRNLPDKVQCLSI